The following coding sequences lie in one Deltaproteobacteria bacterium genomic window:
- a CDS encoding PASTA domain-containing protein, with protein MSWSDEPYREVHTGELAPSRSGLVAVVAAIASGLVVGGLHYYHEHYRGSAARVPAVVGLTLSAARGVAAEQGLALEVLGLAPDDLVVKGAVAQQAPLAGTAVAPGNVVEVVLSDGPARTTVPPLSRASLAEAHERLRGQGLTVGAVREETGAEVPVGAVLGSEPPAGTAVSVGTAVTVLTAAGPVADGGVSGAPDGGPGVRHPSGPDR; from the coding sequence GTGTCCTGGAGCGACGAACCCTATCGCGAGGTCCACACCGGAGAGCTAGCCCCATCCCGCTCGGGGCTCGTGGCGGTGGTGGCCGCGATCGCCTCGGGTCTCGTGGTGGGCGGTCTTCACTACTACCACGAGCATTACCGTGGCAGCGCTGCGCGGGTCCCGGCGGTTGTCGGGCTCACGCTCTCGGCGGCGCGCGGCGTCGCGGCCGAGCAGGGACTGGCGCTCGAGGTGCTCGGGCTCGCCCCAGACGATCTCGTGGTGAAGGGGGCCGTAGCGCAGCAGGCGCCGCTGGCCGGGACGGCGGTAGCGCCTGGAAACGTGGTGGAGGTGGTTCTGTCCGACGGGCCGGCGAGGACCACCGTGCCGCCTCTTTCGCGCGCGAGCCTCGCCGAGGCGCACGAGCGGCTGCGCGGGCAGGGTTTGACCGTGGGGGCCGTGCGGGAGGAGACAGGTGCGGAGGTGCCCGTGGGGGCGGTGCTGGGGAGCGAGCCGCCCGCCGGCACGGCCGTCTCCGTGGGGACGGCGGTGACGGTCCTGACCGCGGCCGGTCCGGTTGCGGACGGGGGCGTTTCCGGCGCGCCCGACGGAGGGCCCGGCGTCCGGCATCCGTCCGGACCGGACCGATAG
- a CDS encoding OmpA family protein, with translation MLRHPSVLARCNVAALVVVFGALGGEAARAQQTPRNLHFDLQSFHGAATAGGLLSLEGTEIGMHLVPRVGLNLTYQRQPLVYEAFGTKTDAVANRFAGELWASIGFLNRLELGLALPVVFYQNGDAGSFGTAVAKGGLGDLRVVPKVRLFGNGLKGLSMALLAELRIPTARDDSTAGGGFTFEPRLSLGYRYRPLSAHLNFGYRLQPARELFTLAVDDQLLFGLGVQYRIVKPLAALAELTVAAAAAAPFSDSQRTPGQAMFGLRYSIGDFAVTAAAGPGLIGGYGSPAVQALASVTYDPGGVDADGDRIRDADDQCPLDPEDRDGFQDRDGCPDPDNDGDGILDLRDKCPNEPEDKDGFQDEDGCPDPDNDKDGVPDRDDKCPLEPEDKDGFEDQDGCPDPDNDKDGILDKDDKCPNEPEVFNGVEDKDGCPEPDKDADGILDQDDKCPTEPEDKNGVEDDDGCPDDPDKDKIYGDKDRCPNEPETVNGYQDDDGCPDDPTPKAVIRKDSIWTSEAIYFDFDSWHVKGRFRPMLRKVAQAIIEAKTIHVVYVEGHADQRGNEAYNQWLSFNRAMNVVRVLREMGVPRTKLRGVGWGLQRPWDTNQTTEGMARNRRVLFHVEYKSDRVKRTDGEKTGPEKKDAPKKTGDAK, from the coding sequence ATGCTACGCCATCCTTCTGTCCTGGCCCGCTGCAACGTAGCCGCCCTCGTCGTGGTGTTTGGCGCCCTGGGCGGCGAGGCGGCGCGGGCCCAGCAGACCCCCCGGAACCTTCATTTCGACCTGCAGTCCTTTCACGGCGCAGCCACGGCGGGGGGCCTCCTGAGTCTGGAGGGCACAGAGATCGGCATGCACCTCGTGCCGCGGGTGGGTCTGAACCTGACCTACCAGCGTCAGCCGCTGGTCTACGAGGCCTTCGGCACCAAGACCGACGCCGTGGCGAACCGCTTCGCCGGTGAGCTCTGGGCCAGCATCGGCTTCCTGAATCGGCTGGAGCTGGGTCTCGCCCTTCCCGTGGTTTTCTACCAGAACGGCGACGCCGGCAGCTTCGGGACGGCGGTGGCCAAGGGCGGCCTGGGTGACCTGCGCGTGGTGCCCAAGGTGCGGCTCTTCGGCAACGGGCTCAAGGGGCTCTCCATGGCCCTGCTGGCGGAGCTGCGCATCCCGACGGCGCGCGACGACTCGACGGCGGGGGGGGGCTTCACTTTCGAGCCTCGCCTTTCTCTCGGCTATCGGTATCGGCCCCTCTCTGCGCACCTCAACTTCGGCTATCGTCTGCAGCCGGCGCGGGAGCTCTTTACCCTCGCGGTGGACGACCAGCTCCTCTTCGGCCTCGGCGTGCAGTACCGCATCGTGAAGCCCCTGGCCGCGCTGGCCGAGCTCACCGTCGCTGCCGCGGCGGCGGCTCCCTTTTCGGACAGTCAGCGCACGCCCGGCCAGGCCATGTTCGGACTGCGCTATTCGATCGGTGATTTCGCCGTGACGGCTGCGGCGGGGCCCGGCCTCATCGGGGGGTACGGGTCGCCCGCGGTGCAGGCGCTGGCCAGCGTGACCTACGACCCGGGTGGCGTGGACGCCGACGGGGATCGCATCCGCGACGCGGACGACCAGTGTCCGCTCGACCCCGAGGACCGAGACGGCTTCCAGGACCGGGACGGCTGCCCCGACCCCGACAACGACGGGGACGGCATCCTGGACCTCCGCGACAAGTGCCCGAACGAGCCGGAGGACAAGGACGGCTTTCAGGACGAGGACGGCTGTCCGGACCCGGACAACGACAAGGACGGGGTGCCGGACAGGGACGACAAGTGTCCGCTCGAGCCGGAGGACAAGGACGGCTTCGAGGACCAGGACGGGTGCCCTGACCCGGATAACGACAAAGACGGGATCCTCGACAAGGACGACAAGTGCCCGAACGAGCCCGAGGTATTCAACGGGGTGGAGGACAAGGACGGTTGTCCCGAGCCCGACAAGGACGCCGACGGGATCCTCGACCAGGACGACAAGTGTCCGACGGAGCCCGAGGACAAGAACGGGGTCGAGGACGACGACGGGTGCCCCGACGACCCGGACAAGGACAAGATCTACGGCGACAAGGATCGCTGCCCCAACGAGCCGGAGACGGTGAACGGGTATCAGGACGACGACGGGTGCCCGGACGACCCGACGCCCAAGGCGGTGATCCGCAAGGACTCGATCTGGACCTCGGAGGCCATCTACTTCGACTTCGACTCCTGGCACGTGAAGGGGCGCTTCCGGCCGATGTTGCGCAAGGTGGCGCAGGCCATCATCGAGGCCAAGACCATTCACGTGGTGTACGTGGAGGGGCACGCCGACCAGCGGGGCAACGAGGCGTACAATCAGTGGCTGAGCTTCAACCGGGCGATGAACGTGGTGCGCGTGCTCCGGGAGATGGGGGTTCCGCGGACCAAGCTGCGAGGTGTCGGCTGGGGGCTGCAGCGTCCCTGGGACACCAACCAGACGACCGAGGGGATGGCGCGGAATCGCCGCGTGCTCTTCCACGTTGAGTACAAGTCGGACCGCGTCAAGCGAACGGATGGCGAGAAGACCGGTCCGGAGAAGAAGGATGCGCCGAAGAAGACCGGAGATGCCAAATGA
- a CDS encoding cation-translocating P-type ATPase produces the protein MSTPEPKLWHSQTTDQIARYWETDLERGHTAANAGALLQRLGPNALAEKPPPSLFVRLLGQISDVTVLALIAAALVAAILGFLHGEGGATFLERFGDSLAILAIVILNAILGLVQEKRAERALSALRTMTSPQARVVRNGQVCVLPAAEVVPGDLLELKEGDTVPADARVLWQANLEVTESALTGESFPVAKDADADLSEDTPLAERNNMVFMGTAVSRGRGRAVVVNTGMHTELGRIAGMLASMDATDTPLQAYLNRFGRQIVFASVLVSAIVFIAGLLQGRQTLSELFLLAVSLAVAAIPEGLPAITTIVLALGTQRMARRNALVRRLPAVEGLGSAQVICTDKTGTLTQNQMTVRQIHVCGETYAVGGRAASVEGAFTRAEETVTPRETPGLWRLLEHAAWAPDVIMVEKEERLELSGNPTDCALRVAARKGGVPAVEPKRVITELPFSSARKMATLVIQGEAGPEALVRGAPEILLDRATEVLGPDGLVPLTADERDRLRLVAQSWGEQAMRVVALAVRTKQPEDPHDWEKDVALLGMVGIVDPPRPEVAQAILEAQQAGIQTMMITGDHPSTARAIGREINLYQEGDLVLTGGELDMMDQQELENRVDRLRIVARATPLHKLRIVEALKARGLVCAMTGDGVNDAPAVKAASIGVAMGRAGTEVTKEAADLVLADDNYATIVHAVEEGRAIFTNIKKFIYFLLSSNTGIVLVVFFAGLLGWAAPLAPIQILWINLVTNGLPALALGVEPPEPRLMAAQPRNPGAPILGPREYGAMLGIGLVMAVAAMLAFALLVGDPTDHHSPKLRLAQAGAFAVLSLSPMFHAFNCRSATVSNFTLGWFGNRALWGAAIVGVGLVGLAIYVPALHELFRTEALGARDLALVCGLSAAPLVIGEAVKLLQRAPSRS, from the coding sequence GTGTCCACCCCAGAGCCCAAGCTTTGGCATAGCCAGACCACGGACCAGATCGCCCGCTACTGGGAGACCGATCTGGAACGCGGGCACACCGCGGCCAACGCCGGCGCCTTGCTGCAGCGCCTCGGTCCCAACGCGCTCGCCGAGAAGCCTCCCCCCTCGCTGTTCGTGCGACTCCTCGGGCAGATCTCGGACGTCACGGTGCTCGCGCTCATCGCTGCGGCGCTCGTGGCCGCCATCCTCGGCTTCCTGCACGGCGAGGGCGGCGCCACCTTCCTCGAACGCTTCGGCGACTCCCTGGCCATCCTGGCCATCGTGATCTTGAACGCCATCCTGGGGCTCGTGCAGGAGAAGCGCGCGGAGCGAGCGCTGTCCGCCCTGCGCACCATGACCAGCCCTCAAGCGCGCGTGGTCCGCAACGGGCAGGTCTGCGTGCTCCCCGCGGCCGAGGTGGTCCCGGGGGACCTGCTCGAGCTGAAGGAGGGCGACACCGTCCCCGCCGATGCGCGGGTGCTCTGGCAGGCCAACCTGGAGGTCACCGAATCGGCGCTGACGGGCGAGTCGTTCCCCGTGGCCAAGGACGCCGACGCTGACCTCTCCGAGGACACGCCGCTCGCCGAACGCAACAACATGGTCTTCATGGGAACGGCCGTGAGCCGGGGCCGAGGCCGGGCGGTCGTGGTGAACACGGGCATGCACACCGAGCTGGGTCGCATCGCCGGCATGCTCGCCTCGATGGACGCCACCGACACGCCCCTTCAGGCGTACCTCAACCGCTTCGGCCGGCAGATCGTCTTCGCCAGCGTCCTCGTCTCGGCCATCGTCTTCATCGCGGGCCTCCTGCAGGGCCGGCAGACGCTGAGCGAGCTCTTCCTGCTCGCCGTCAGCCTGGCCGTGGCTGCCATTCCCGAGGGACTGCCCGCCATCACCACCATCGTCCTCGCCCTCGGAACACAGCGCATGGCGCGCCGCAACGCTCTCGTGCGCCGCCTCCCGGCTGTCGAAGGCCTCGGATCGGCGCAGGTGATCTGCACCGACAAGACCGGGACGCTCACCCAGAATCAGATGACGGTGCGGCAGATCCACGTCTGCGGCGAGACCTACGCCGTCGGCGGTCGGGCTGCGAGCGTGGAGGGCGCGTTCACACGCGCGGAGGAGACCGTCACGCCGAGGGAGACGCCGGGTCTGTGGCGACTTCTGGAGCACGCGGCGTGGGCCCCGGACGTGATCATGGTCGAGAAGGAGGAGCGCCTGGAGCTCTCGGGGAATCCGACCGACTGCGCGCTCCGGGTCGCCGCGCGCAAGGGCGGAGTTCCCGCCGTGGAGCCCAAGCGCGTCATCACCGAGCTCCCCTTCTCGTCCGCGCGCAAGATGGCCACGCTCGTCATCCAAGGAGAGGCAGGCCCCGAGGCCCTGGTGCGGGGCGCACCGGAGATCCTCCTCGATCGCGCCACGGAGGTGCTCGGTCCTGACGGTCTCGTGCCGCTCACCGCCGACGAGCGCGACAGACTGCGCCTCGTCGCGCAGAGCTGGGGCGAGCAGGCGATGCGCGTCGTGGCGCTCGCCGTGCGCACGAAGCAGCCCGAGGACCCGCACGACTGGGAGAAGGACGTCGCGCTTCTCGGCATGGTGGGGATCGTGGACCCCCCGCGGCCCGAGGTCGCGCAGGCCATCCTCGAGGCCCAGCAAGCCGGCATCCAGACGATGATGATCACGGGAGATCATCCCTCGACGGCGCGTGCCATCGGACGAGAGATCAACCTCTACCAGGAAGGAGATCTCGTTCTCACCGGCGGCGAGCTCGACATGATGGACCAGCAGGAGCTCGAGAACCGCGTGGACCGCCTGCGCATCGTGGCCCGCGCCACGCCCCTGCACAAGCTCCGCATCGTCGAGGCACTGAAGGCGCGAGGGCTCGTCTGCGCCATGACCGGCGACGGGGTCAACGACGCGCCAGCCGTGAAGGCCGCGTCGATCGGCGTGGCAATGGGGCGCGCGGGGACCGAGGTGACGAAGGAAGCGGCCGACCTCGTCCTCGCCGACGACAACTACGCGACCATCGTGCACGCCGTCGAGGAAGGGCGGGCGATCTTCACCAACATCAAGAAGTTCATTTACTTCCTCCTCTCCTCGAACACGGGGATCGTGCTGGTCGTGTTCTTCGCCGGCCTCCTCGGCTGGGCCGCCCCTCTCGCGCCGATCCAGATCCTGTGGATCAACCTCGTGACGAACGGCCTCCCGGCGCTCGCTCTCGGCGTGGAACCGCCCGAGCCGCGCCTCATGGCGGCCCAGCCCAGGAACCCGGGGGCGCCCATCCTCGGGCCGCGCGAGTACGGCGCGATGCTGGGCATCGGTCTCGTGATGGCCGTCGCCGCCATGCTGGCCTTCGCCCTCCTCGTCGGCGATCCGACCGACCATCACTCCCCCAAGCTGCGCCTGGCGCAGGCCGGGGCGTTCGCCGTGCTGAGCCTCTCCCCCATGTTTCACGCCTTCAACTGCCGGTCGGCCACCGTGTCCAACTTCACCCTGGGCTGGTTCGGCAACCGCGCCCTCTGGGGAGCTGCCATCGTCGGCGTCGGACTGGTCGGCCTGGCGATCTACGTTCCGGCGCTGCACGAGCTCTTCCGCACCGAGGCCCTCGGCGCGCGCGACCTGGCGCTGGTCTGTGGGCTGAGCGCCGCGCCCCTCGTCATCGGCGAGGCGGTGAAGCTGCTCCAGCGCGCGCCTTCGCGGTCGTAG
- a CDS encoding SDR family oxidoreductase produces MRKRILVTGGAGFLGSHLCERLLRDGHEVVCLDNFFTGSRQNVEHLLDDHRFELVRGDVNDPRVLEVDEVYHLACPASPIHYQRNPVRTIRTCVIGTLNMLEMCREVHAKLLIASTSEVYGDPEVHPQTEAYWGHVNPIGPRACYDEGKRCAEAVAVSFARQYSVPVRIPRIFNTYGPRMHENDGRVVSNFVVQALRGEPITVYGEGRQTRSFCFATDLIEGFVRLMASDLDARPVNLGNPDEQTIGELAHRIVQLTGSRSTIENRPLPKDDPVRRKPDISLAKDALGWTPKVSLEEGLKAVVEDFRARLASEGRVG; encoded by the coding sequence ATGAGAAAGCGAATCCTTGTCACGGGCGGGGCCGGCTTCCTCGGCTCGCATCTCTGCGAGAGGTTGCTTCGCGACGGGCACGAGGTCGTGTGCCTGGATAACTTCTTCACCGGGTCGCGGCAGAACGTCGAACACCTGCTCGACGACCACCGCTTCGAGCTCGTCCGCGGCGACGTGAACGACCCGCGCGTGCTGGAGGTGGACGAGGTGTACCACCTCGCGTGTCCCGCCTCGCCGATCCACTACCAGCGGAACCCGGTGCGGACGATCCGGACGTGCGTCATCGGCACGCTGAACATGCTGGAGATGTGCCGCGAGGTGCACGCCAAGCTGCTCATCGCCTCGACCTCCGAGGTCTACGGGGATCCGGAGGTGCACCCGCAGACGGAGGCCTACTGGGGGCACGTGAATCCCATCGGGCCCCGAGCCTGCTACGACGAAGGAAAGCGCTGCGCCGAGGCCGTGGCGGTGAGCTTCGCGCGCCAGTACTCCGTCCCCGTGCGCATCCCACGCATCTTCAACACCTACGGCCCGCGTATGCACGAGAACGACGGTCGCGTGGTGTCGAACTTCGTCGTCCAGGCCTTGCGTGGAGAGCCGATCACCGTCTACGGCGAGGGGCGCCAGACGCGGTCCTTCTGCTTCGCGACGGACCTCATCGAGGGCTTCGTGCGGCTCATGGCCTCGGACCTGGATGCGCGCCCCGTCAACCTCGGCAACCCCGACGAGCAGACGATCGGGGAGCTGGCTCACCGCATCGTGCAGCTCACCGGGTCGCGCTCGACCATCGAGAACCGGCCGCTCCCGAAGGACGACCCGGTTCGCCGCAAGCCGGACATCTCGCTCGCGAAAGATGCCCTCGGCTGGACCCCGAAGGTCTCGCTCGAGGAGGGGCTCAAGGCCGTGGTGGAGGATTTTCGCGCGCGGCTGGCCAGCGAGGGCCGCGTCGGCTGA
- a CDS encoding DUF3467 domain-containing protein: MDEPVGPRFTDPQGLAPGRFCTLINIGHTAEFFALDFRAVTPEGEACLLGRFFLTPQHAKRLMHALAENVGGFEQEYGLIEPNPNAAANEPSAN, translated from the coding sequence GTGGACGAACCCGTTGGACCCCGCTTCACCGATCCCCAGGGGCTAGCCCCCGGCCGCTTCTGCACGCTCATCAACATCGGGCATACGGCCGAGTTCTTCGCGCTCGATTTCCGGGCGGTCACCCCCGAGGGGGAGGCGTGCCTGCTCGGTCGGTTCTTCCTCACACCGCAGCACGCAAAGCGCCTGATGCACGCGCTCGCGGAGAACGTCGGCGGCTTCGAGCAGGAGTACGGGCTCATCGAACCCAACCCGAACGCCGCCGCGAACGAGCCCTCGGCCAACTAG
- a CDS encoding (deoxy)nucleoside triphosphate pyrophosphohydrolase — protein MAKSIRVVAAVIQREGKYLITQRRENASLPLLWEFPGGRVEPGESDTQALQREFRERLGATVEVGRPVAFRRHDYDGYSVELVLYEASLEGNLLEAIRVKDFKWVAADEFSQYPFPPADRHTMDDFQLFIGSSKPKKPPMA, from the coding sequence ATGGCGAAGAGCATCCGGGTTGTGGCCGCCGTGATACAGCGCGAAGGGAAGTACCTCATCACCCAGCGGCGGGAGAACGCATCGCTTCCTCTATTGTGGGAGTTCCCGGGAGGAAGGGTCGAGCCGGGCGAGAGCGACACGCAGGCCCTCCAGCGGGAATTCCGCGAGCGCCTCGGCGCCACGGTCGAGGTGGGTCGGCCGGTGGCGTTTCGGCGCCACGACTACGACGGCTACAGCGTGGAGCTCGTGCTCTACGAAGCCTCCCTCGAGGGCAACCTGCTGGAGGCGATCCGGGTGAAGGACTTCAAGTGGGTCGCGGCCGACGAGTTCTCGCAGTATCCGTTTCCCCCGGCGGACCGGCACACGATGGATGACTTCCAGCTCTTCATCGGCAGCTCGAAGCCCAAGAAGCCGCCCATGGCCTGA
- a CDS encoding TIGR02266 family protein, with protein MTENAPKPGAGRDSAILWRRPGADDAATNRREHVRTELQASVSLSSETNFYSGHMNDVSEGGLFVATREPQAIGTVLVVEFSLPDDELTIFVKGEVRWIREEGPGPEGVAGMGIRFLNLHEDDRQRIEAFVQKRATIVHEDAPEDAPEGAPEDVGEES; from the coding sequence ATGACCGAGAATGCGCCCAAGCCAGGCGCCGGCCGGGACTCGGCCATTCTCTGGCGCCGCCCCGGCGCGGATGACGCGGCGACGAACCGCCGCGAGCACGTTCGAACGGAGCTCCAGGCCAGCGTATCGCTGAGCAGCGAGACCAACTTCTACTCCGGCCACATGAACGACGTGAGCGAGGGAGGACTCTTCGTCGCCACCCGCGAGCCGCAGGCGATCGGCACCGTCCTGGTCGTCGAGTTCTCGCTGCCGGACGACGAGCTCACCATCTTCGTCAAGGGCGAGGTCCGCTGGATCCGCGAGGAGGGACCGGGGCCCGAGGGCGTGGCAGGAATGGGGATCCGGTTCCTGAACCTCCACGAGGACGATCGCCAGCGCATCGAGGCCTTCGTGCAGAAGCGCGCCACGATCGTCCACGAAGACGCCCCCGAGGACGCGCCGGAAGGCGCTCCCGAAGACGTCGGCGAAGAATCCTGA
- a CDS encoding DUF362 domain-containing protein: MSTKAKVVVLKTRPETVLDDYRRLLELGEVEKHLDPKSTTILKDNISWHLFFPSSNTTPWQLEGTILGLWSRGYGDLVDVHNKTVVTITDKGERLNKYAPILARYGVPTKYNFKPEDMTWVTYRPKGRMLVLPQIYPEGITLPDYFFGKNIVHLPTVKTHSYTTTTGAMKNAFGGLLNLKRHYTHTWIHDTLVDLLTIQKEIHSGLFAVMDGTTAGAGPGPRTMIPHVKNVILASADQVAIDAVAAKMMGFDPMSLRYIARATELGLGTGRPEEIEIVGETDALNWNWNFEVGVNFATGTGRLLWHSPLKVMQKALFHTPLVKVFIFGSEVFHDQVWYPVWGQKVVDEWLNGTEWGRLWREYPDELGGRFPSLSPGDPARLRPAGGPDLARAG; encoded by the coding sequence ATGTCCACGAAAGCCAAAGTGGTGGTGCTCAAGACGAGACCGGAGACGGTTCTCGACGATTACCGTCGACTGCTCGAGCTCGGCGAGGTCGAGAAGCATCTGGACCCGAAGAGCACCACGATCCTGAAAGACAACATCTCCTGGCACCTCTTCTTCCCGTCGTCGAACACGACCCCCTGGCAGCTCGAGGGCACCATCCTCGGTCTGTGGAGCCGAGGCTACGGGGACCTCGTGGACGTGCATAACAAGACGGTCGTGACGATCACCGACAAGGGGGAGCGGCTGAACAAGTACGCGCCCATCCTGGCGCGCTACGGGGTCCCGACGAAGTACAACTTCAAGCCCGAGGACATGACGTGGGTCACCTACCGGCCCAAGGGCCGGATGCTCGTGCTGCCGCAGATCTACCCCGAGGGGATCACGCTGCCCGACTACTTCTTCGGCAAGAACATCGTCCATCTGCCGACGGTGAAGACGCACTCCTACACCACGACCACCGGGGCGATGAAGAACGCGTTCGGCGGGCTGCTGAACCTCAAGCGCCACTACACGCACACCTGGATTCACGACACGCTGGTGGACCTCCTCACGATCCAGAAGGAGATCCACTCGGGCCTGTTTGCGGTGATGGACGGAACGACGGCGGGTGCCGGCCCTGGCCCGCGAACCATGATCCCGCACGTCAAGAACGTGATTCTGGCCTCGGCCGATCAGGTGGCCATCGACGCGGTGGCGGCCAAGATGATGGGCTTCGACCCCATGTCGCTGCGTTACATCGCGCGCGCCACGGAGCTGGGGCTCGGCACGGGCCGGCCGGAGGAGATCGAGATCGTCGGGGAAACGGACGCCCTCAACTGGAACTGGAACTTCGAGGTGGGGGTGAACTTCGCCACCGGGACCGGGCGGCTGCTCTGGCACAGCCCGCTCAAGGTGATGCAGAAGGCGCTCTTCCACACGCCGCTGGTGAAGGTGTTCATCTTCGGCTCCGAGGTCTTTCACGACCAGGTCTGGTACCCGGTGTGGGGGCAGAAGGTCGTGGACGAGTGGTTGAACGGCACCGAGTGGGGAAGGCTCTGGCGCGAGTACCCGGACGAGCTCGGCGGGCGTTTCCCGTCCCTCTCGCCGGGGGATCCCGCCCGGCTTCGCCCCGCCGGAGGCCCGGATCTTGCGCGTGCTGGCTAG
- the radC gene encoding DNA repair protein RadC: MASGAAWLGGERPRERLSRAGAEALDDAELLALVLGTGGRGSGGVLALSQALLARFGGLEGLQRCRAVELQTLAGVGWARASALVAVMELGRRSLALAQRPGPRVTGARDAYHWFRPHLASRRQEVFVVLSLDAKHRPLAVLQVAQGSVSSVEVHPREVFAPAVREQAAAVIVAHNHPSGDPEPSAEDRELTRRLRQAGQILGIPVLDHLVVARGTYTSFAERGWL, from the coding sequence ATGGCGAGTGGAGCAGCGTGGCTTGGAGGCGAGCGCCCGCGGGAGAGGCTATCTCGCGCGGGCGCCGAGGCGCTGGATGACGCCGAGCTCCTGGCGCTCGTCCTCGGGACGGGTGGTCGGGGGTCGGGCGGGGTGTTGGCCCTGTCGCAGGCGTTGCTGGCGCGCTTCGGCGGGCTCGAGGGGCTGCAGCGCTGTCGCGCGGTGGAGCTTCAGACCCTGGCGGGTGTGGGCTGGGCTCGGGCTTCTGCCCTCGTGGCCGTGATGGAGTTGGGCCGGCGGAGCCTGGCGCTCGCGCAACGCCCCGGGCCGCGCGTGACGGGTGCGCGCGACGCGTATCACTGGTTCCGCCCCCACCTGGCGTCGCGACGGCAAGAGGTCTTCGTCGTGCTGTCGCTCGACGCCAAGCACCGGCCTCTCGCGGTCCTGCAGGTCGCGCAGGGGAGCGTGAGCTCGGTGGAGGTGCACCCGCGCGAGGTCTTCGCGCCGGCGGTGCGCGAGCAGGCCGCGGCCGTGATCGTGGCGCACAATCACCCAAGCGGCGATCCGGAGCCCAGCGCGGAGGACCGGGAGCTGACGCGCCGGCTCCGGCAGGCGGGGCAGATCCTCGGGATCCCGGTCCTGGATCACCTCGTCGTGGCGCGCGGAACGTACACGAGTTTCGCAGAGCGAGGGTGGCTGTAG
- a CDS encoding Rieske (2Fe-2S) protein encodes MTCANEPSCQACGCPSRANGGRRSFLGTLATLAGALLLPRRAWAKKLALSLDKVPQLKTVGGFAIVRIKDRMILFIRDTPATVRAVDAVCTHKKNLLKYDPQLKLVRCPEHGSRYTLEGKVVKGPSTRPLSPVYAARLDLPANRILLEV; translated from the coding sequence ATGACCTGCGCCAACGAGCCGTCATGCCAAGCCTGCGGGTGCCCATCGCGTGCGAACGGCGGCCGCCGTTCCTTTCTGGGGACGCTCGCGACCCTGGCCGGCGCGCTCCTGCTGCCACGGCGGGCCTGGGCCAAGAAGCTGGCCCTGAGCCTGGACAAGGTGCCGCAGCTCAAGACCGTGGGGGGCTTTGCCATCGTCAGGATCAAGGACCGCATGATCCTCTTCATCCGGGACACGCCCGCGACGGTGCGCGCGGTGGACGCGGTCTGCACGCACAAGAAGAACCTGCTGAAGTATGACCCCCAGCTCAAGCTGGTTCGCTGCCCCGAGCACGGGTCGCGCTACACGCTCGAGGGGAAGGTGGTCAAGGGCCCGTCCACGCGACCGCTCTCCCCCGTCTACGCCGCCCGGCTAGACCTGCCGGCGAACCGCATCCTGCTCGAGGTGTGA